The Kitasatospora sp. NBC_00374 genome has a segment encoding these proteins:
- a CDS encoding M20 family metallopeptidase yields MSAHTVDAAVTGAPAGSGPAAASHRTADQLPGDGAPEGDSTSGGAATPTSAATPTSAAGPTTAAPATAPQTAAAAAIAALPGLPQTLSSRARTLAGGVRRRCADLARMESPSGDAPRLDALAEELSAGFRDTGADVRREPGPAGDHLVMEWPGRRPDLPHLLVVGHHDTVWPVGTLADWPVEESEGLLSGPGVLDMKAGLALVEGAFALLADLGQRPHRTVRLVVVADEEVGSPSGRVLVERHLRGAAAVLGLEPSHPDGRLKTARRGSSRVRLTVTGREAHAGNDAALGVSAVDELVDQLVAVRGLARQPGTELNAGRITGGTRANVVAGRAEAELGLRFATAEAQRHTLDTLQRLTALRPGARVRAEVISSRPAWPERSGNLLLRHVRSLAAALGQQLDGAPAGGAGDTNAAGARGLPTLDGLGGVGAGAHARHEHIRVDQVAPRIALLATLLAVPLPRLRDRA; encoded by the coding sequence ATGAGCGCGCATACCGTCGACGCGGCCGTCACCGGCGCCCCGGCGGGCTCCGGGCCCGCGGCCGCCTCCCACCGCACCGCCGACCAGCTGCCGGGGGACGGTGCGCCCGAGGGCGACAGTACGAGCGGCGGCGCCGCCACCCCGACGAGCGCCGCCACCCCGACGAGCGCCGCCGGCCCGACGACCGCCGCCCCGGCGACCGCTCCCCAGACGGCCGCGGCCGCCGCCATCGCGGCCCTCCCCGGCCTGCCGCAGACGCTCAGCAGCCGGGCCCGCACCCTGGCCGGCGGGGTCCGCCGCCGCTGCGCCGACCTGGCCCGGATGGAGTCCCCGTCGGGGGACGCCCCGCGGCTGGACGCGCTGGCCGAGGAGCTGTCCGCCGGTTTCCGGGACACCGGCGCGGACGTCAGGCGTGAGCCCGGCCCGGCCGGCGACCACCTGGTGATGGAGTGGCCCGGACGCCGGCCCGACCTCCCGCACCTGCTGGTCGTCGGCCACCACGACACGGTGTGGCCGGTCGGCACGCTGGCGGACTGGCCGGTGGAGGAGTCCGAGGGGCTGCTCAGCGGCCCGGGTGTCCTCGACATGAAGGCCGGCCTGGCGCTCGTCGAGGGGGCGTTCGCGCTGCTCGCCGATCTCGGTCAGCGTCCGCACCGCACCGTCCGGCTGGTGGTGGTCGCGGACGAGGAGGTCGGCAGCCCGAGCGGCCGGGTCCTGGTCGAGCGCCACCTGCGGGGCGCGGCCGCCGTGCTGGGCCTGGAGCCCTCGCATCCGGACGGCCGGCTGAAGACGGCCCGGCGCGGTTCGTCCCGGGTCCGGCTGACGGTGACCGGCCGGGAGGCGCACGCGGGCAACGACGCCGCGCTCGGCGTCTCGGCGGTGGACGAGCTGGTGGACCAGCTGGTCGCCGTGCGGGGTCTGGCCCGGCAGCCCGGTACCGAGCTCAACGCCGGCCGGATCACCGGCGGAACCCGGGCGAACGTGGTGGCCGGGCGGGCCGAGGCCGAGCTCGGGCTGCGGTTCGCCACCGCCGAGGCGCAGCGCCACACCCTGGACACCCTGCAGCGGCTCACCGCGCTGCGGCCGGGGGCGCGGGTGCGGGCCGAGGTGATCTCCAGCCGTCCGGCCTGGCCCGAGCGGTCCGGCAACCTGCTGCTGCGGCACGTGCGTTCGCTCGCCGCGGCGCTCGGTCAGCAGCTCGACGGCGCACCGGCCGGCGGCGCGGGCGACACCAACGCGGCCGGCGCGCGGGGGCTGCCCACGCTGGACGGACTCGGCGGTGTCGGGGCCGGCGCGCACGCCCGCCACGAGCACATCCGGGTCGACCAGGTCGCCCCGCGGATCGCCCTGCTGGCGACGCTGCTGGCCGTCCCGCTGCCCCGCCTGCGCGACCGGGCCTGA